A single region of the Gracilibacillus caseinilyticus genome encodes:
- a CDS encoding organic hydroperoxide resistance protein, whose protein sequence is MSNKLFTSKATATGGRDGHVKSDDGLIDLNLVNPAGGGDGKGSNPEQLFAAGYSACYDGALNLMASKQKKDIDSSITAEVSLNKDEADGGFKISVVLNVEIKGVSQEEAEELAKQAHDFCPYSKATRGNIDVELNTKAV, encoded by the coding sequence GTGAGTAACAAATTATTTACATCCAAAGCAACAGCAACAGGTGGCCGTGATGGTCATGTGAAATCCGATGACGGTTTAATCGATTTAAATTTAGTAAATCCAGCTGGTGGTGGAGACGGTAAGGGCTCTAATCCAGAACAACTATTTGCAGCAGGGTATTCTGCATGCTACGATGGTGCCTTAAACCTAATGGCATCCAAGCAAAAAAAAGACATTGATTCTTCCATTACTGCAGAAGTTAGTCTGAATAAGGATGAAGCAGATGGTGGTTTTAAAATAAGTGTCGTATTAAACGTAGAAATTAAAGGTGTTTCTCAAGAAGAAGCAGAAGAATTAGCAAAACAAGCTCACGACTTTTGCCCTTATTCCAAAGCAACACGCGGTAACATTGATGTTGAATTGAACACGAAAGCAGTTTAA
- a CDS encoding iron-containing alcohol dehydrogenase, giving the protein MQNFTFYNPTKLYFGKGQLDKLQEELKQYGTNILLVYGGGSIKRNGLYDQVTTILEKENKQVFELSGVEPNPRVTTARRGIEICKTKNIDFILAVGGGSTIDCTKAIAVGAKSEDDIWEIVTKKANATGALPFGTVLTLAATGSEMNPGSVITNWETNEKHGWGSPYSFPAFSILDPDFTKTVPKDQTVYGMVDIMSHALEHYFHHEENTLLQDRMVEGILQTIVETAPKLLEDLENETHRATVLYNGTMALNGMVNMGYQGDWATHNLEHAVSAVHDIPHGGGLAILFPNWMEYVIDENMERFKQFAIRVFHVDPNGKSDKEISIEGISRLREFWNSIDAPSRLADYDIGEDSIEDMADKTVIAKPEFGNFKKLTRDDAIAIYKASL; this is encoded by the coding sequence ATGCAAAATTTCACCTTTTACAATCCAACGAAATTGTATTTTGGTAAAGGACAGTTAGACAAACTACAGGAAGAATTGAAACAATATGGTACAAACATTCTCCTTGTTTATGGTGGCGGAAGTATTAAGCGAAACGGTTTATATGATCAAGTCACTACAATACTAGAAAAAGAAAACAAACAAGTATTTGAATTAAGCGGCGTAGAACCAAACCCTCGCGTTACTACTGCCCGTAGAGGAATAGAGATTTGCAAAACAAAAAATATTGATTTCATCCTGGCTGTTGGTGGTGGCAGTACGATTGACTGCACGAAAGCAATCGCTGTCGGCGCTAAATCCGAGGATGACATTTGGGAGATTGTCACGAAGAAAGCAAATGCTACTGGAGCACTTCCATTCGGGACGGTGCTAACACTTGCAGCAACTGGTTCTGAAATGAATCCTGGCTCTGTTATTACCAATTGGGAAACAAATGAGAAGCATGGCTGGGGCAGCCCATATTCCTTCCCTGCCTTCTCTATTTTAGATCCAGACTTCACCAAAACAGTGCCAAAGGATCAGACCGTCTATGGTATGGTCGATATTATGTCCCATGCATTGGAGCATTATTTCCATCACGAAGAAAACACCTTGCTGCAGGATCGTATGGTGGAAGGTATTCTGCAAACAATCGTAGAAACAGCTCCTAAACTATTAGAAGATCTCGAGAACGAAACACACCGTGCAACTGTACTTTACAATGGTACAATGGCGTTAAATGGCATGGTAAACATGGGATACCAAGGTGACTGGGCAACGCATAACCTTGAACATGCAGTATCTGCCGTACATGATATCCCACACGGTGGCGGACTTGCTATTCTGTTCCCTAACTGGATGGAATATGTCATTGATGAAAATATGGAACGCTTTAAGCAATTCGCGATTCGCGTATTTCATGTAGATCCTAATGGCAAGTCAGATAAAGAGATAAGTATAGAAGGCATTTCCAGACTGAGAGAATTCTGGAACAGCATTGATGCACCTTCTCGTTTAGCTGACTATGATATCGGCGAAGACAGCATCGAAGATATGGCAGATAAAACTGTGATCGCCAAACCTGAATTCGGTAATTTCAAAAAACTAACACGCGATGATGCTATCGCCATCTACAAAGCTTCCTTATAA
- the ytzI gene encoding YtzI protein, which produces MWVVIIVCIVIVIGVLALSILTLNKGYGYKQTIDPLPDEVKEQEQEQNEDEEDKEK; this is translated from the coding sequence ATGTGGGTAGTCATTATAGTATGTATCGTGATCGTAATTGGTGTACTAGCACTGTCGATTTTGACTTTAAATAAAGGGTACGGCTACAAGCAGACAATTGATCCATTACCAGATGAAGTAAAAGAGCAGGAACAAGAGCAAAATGAGGATGAAGAAGACAAAGAAAAGTGA
- a CDS encoding DUF1360 domain-containing protein, whose amino-acid sequence MITWLSFVLLSLASFRLTRLIVYDKITGFIRAPFFEVEEKWLSDGTVEETVMFKGNGIRRWIGELLRCHWCTGIWSAIFLFIGFHHFSTIFIPIIIILAIAGVASIIEVMISYFI is encoded by the coding sequence ATGATTACATGGTTATCATTTGTTTTATTATCGCTTGCATCATTTCGTTTAACAAGGTTGATTGTATATGACAAAATCACAGGCTTTATTCGTGCACCATTTTTTGAAGTCGAAGAGAAATGGCTGTCAGATGGAACGGTTGAAGAGACTGTTATGTTTAAAGGAAACGGCATTAGAAGGTGGATTGGAGAGCTTTTAAGATGTCATTGGTGTACCGGCATTTGGTCAGCGATCTTCTTGTTTATAGGCTTTCACCATTTCTCAACGATCTTTATACCGATAATCATTATATTAGCAATAGCTGGCGTAGCATCTATTATTGAAGTAATGATTTCGTATTTTATTTAG
- a CDS encoding bile acid:sodium symporter family protein, protein MLNQLNQLLQRIMPFIAPASVILGVWFADFFLKLDGWVIWIFAFMTFAGSLGLNFVAVYRVVAHPLSVVIALVTLHLFMPLWALLIGHLTFDDPLTVIGFVLAMIIPTGITSFIWVSMNKGNVALTLSIILIDTILSPFIVPLSLSVFIGTSVDLEVWGMMQGLFIMIVIPSLLGMILHEVSHGRVHEKWSPRLAPFSKMALAFVIMINSSEVAEYLTDFDFKLLKIAIVMFLVAASGYYLAWLLAKWCKRKGEDVISLTFSSGMRNISAGAVIAVQYFPGAVAVPVVVGMLFQQVLASLYSKFLQHRI, encoded by the coding sequence ATGTTAAACCAATTAAATCAACTCTTACAACGGATCATGCCTTTCATCGCACCAGCAAGCGTTATTCTAGGTGTTTGGTTCGCTGACTTTTTTCTGAAACTGGATGGATGGGTGATTTGGATTTTTGCTTTTATGACTTTTGCGGGGAGTCTCGGTCTGAATTTCGTAGCAGTGTATCGTGTCGTCGCTCATCCCCTATCCGTAGTAATTGCACTTGTTACGCTTCATCTATTCATGCCGTTATGGGCGCTGCTAATTGGACATCTAACCTTTGACGATCCATTAACGGTTATTGGTTTCGTTTTAGCGATGATTATCCCAACAGGTATCACCAGTTTTATTTGGGTATCGATGAACAAAGGCAATGTTGCATTAACCCTGTCCATTATTCTAATTGATACGATATTATCACCTTTCATCGTTCCGTTATCGTTGTCAGTATTTATTGGAACGTCTGTCGATCTGGAAGTATGGGGAATGATGCAAGGACTATTTATTATGATTGTTATTCCTTCATTATTAGGGATGATATTGCATGAAGTTTCGCATGGTCGTGTTCACGAGAAGTGGAGTCCTCGCTTAGCACCGTTTTCCAAAATGGCGTTAGCATTTGTGATTATGATCAACAGTTCAGAAGTAGCGGAATACTTAACTGATTTTGATTTTAAACTGCTAAAAATAGCAATTGTTATGTTTTTGGTAGCGGCGAGTGGCTACTATTTAGCCTGGTTGCTTGCGAAGTGGTGTAAACGAAAAGGAGAGGATGTTATTTCCTTAACTTTTAGCAGCGGTATGCGCAACATTAGTGCAGGTGCAGTAATAGCTGTTCAATACTTCCCGGGAGCGGTGGCTGTTCCTGTTGTAGTGGGAATGCTCTTTCAACAGGTGCTCGCTTCGTTATACAGTAAATTTCTTCAACATCGAATTTGA
- a CDS encoding ABC transporter ATP-binding protein gives MVLDLRDVGLKKEGNWILKHVNWKMKKGEHWALLGLNGAGKTALLHMLCSYYFPTEGSVKVIGRQFGKDILGEKLRQQIGIVSSTLKQRIYGSDSAYQIVLSGAFASIGLYETPTDEMRTRAQQLLKELDCFSYANRAYRTLSQGEQQRVLIGRALMNNPKLLILDEPTNGLDFIAREQLLASIETISKGELAPSIIYVTHHVEEILPTFTKTLLLKKGEVFDQGTTKNMISTEKLSAFFGMNVEVDWSETRPRLKKL, from the coding sequence ATGGTATTAGATCTGCGGGATGTTGGCTTAAAAAAAGAGGGGAACTGGATATTAAAGCATGTGAACTGGAAGATGAAAAAAGGCGAGCACTGGGCATTATTAGGTCTGAATGGTGCTGGTAAAACAGCGCTTTTACATATGTTATGTTCCTATTACTTCCCTACTGAAGGCAGTGTGAAAGTAATTGGCAGACAGTTTGGGAAAGATATACTTGGGGAAAAACTAAGACAGCAAATCGGGATTGTATCTTCGACATTAAAACAACGAATCTATGGGTCAGATAGTGCATACCAGATTGTGTTAAGTGGCGCTTTTGCTTCAATTGGTCTCTACGAAACGCCAACCGATGAGATGCGGACAAGAGCCCAGCAATTGTTAAAAGAACTGGATTGCTTTTCCTATGCCAATCGTGCTTACCGTACGTTATCACAAGGAGAGCAGCAACGGGTGTTGATCGGCCGTGCATTGATGAATAACCCCAAGCTTTTAATTTTGGACGAGCCTACTAATGGACTGGATTTTATTGCAAGAGAACAATTGCTAGCCTCAATCGAGACGATAAGTAAAGGGGAGCTTGCACCATCAATCATTTATGTCACACATCACGTGGAAGAGATTCTTCCGACTTTTACGAAGACCTTATTATTAAAAAAGGGGGAAGTGTTTGACCAGGGAACAACTAAAAACATGATCAGCACGGAGAAATTATCGGCTTTCTTTGGAATGAATGTGGAAGTGGACTGGTCGGAAACACGCCCACGATTAAAGAAATTATAA
- a CDS encoding catalase — protein MSQDKRYLTTASGAPVGDNQNSITAGHRGPTLIQDVHLLEKLAHFNRERVPERVVHAKGAGAHGYFEVTNDVSKYTKADFLSEVGKKTPMFIRFSTVAGELGSADTVRDPRGFAVKFYTEEGNYDLVGNNTPVFFIRDAIKFPDFIHTQKRNPQTHLKDPNATWDFWSLSPESLHQITILHSDRGIPATLRHQNGYGSHTFKWVNKDGEAFYIKYHFKTDQGIKNLDPKVADEIAGTNPDYHIEDLFNAIAEGDYPSWTLKVQIMPEADANNYRYDPFDVTKVWPHEDYPLIKVGKMVLDRNPENYFAEVEQAAFSPAHFVPGIEASPDKMLQGRLFSYSDAHRYRIGANHETLPINRPKAPVNNYQRDGFMSHDGNGGGAPNYEPNSFSDAPKETPENKIHPFEVSGFADSAPYDSDDHYSQPRALFRDIMDDGERDRLMEAFAGHLSGVTREGIVDRQLENFYKVDPELAEGVAAKLGVEVPAHVKEQ, from the coding sequence ATGAGCCAAGATAAAAGATATTTAACAACAGCTTCTGGCGCACCGGTTGGCGATAATCAAAATTCTATTACAGCCGGACACAGAGGACCGACTTTAATTCAAGACGTACATTTACTAGAAAAACTAGCTCACTTTAACCGTGAAAGAGTACCTGAACGCGTCGTACACGCTAAAGGTGCAGGCGCACATGGCTATTTCGAAGTAACTAATGACGTTTCAAAATATACAAAAGCAGACTTCTTATCTGAAGTTGGTAAGAAAACACCAATGTTTATTCGTTTTTCAACAGTTGCAGGAGAATTAGGTTCTGCAGATACTGTACGTGATCCACGTGGATTTGCAGTTAAATTCTATACAGAAGAAGGAAACTATGACTTAGTTGGTAACAACACGCCTGTTTTCTTTATTCGTGATGCAATTAAATTCCCAGACTTTATTCACACACAAAAACGTAACCCTCAAACACACTTGAAAGATCCGAATGCGACTTGGGATTTCTGGTCTCTATCTCCAGAATCATTACACCAAATCACCATCTTACACTCTGATCGTGGTATTCCAGCTACATTACGTCACCAAAATGGGTACGGAAGCCATACTTTCAAATGGGTAAATAAAGATGGCGAAGCATTCTATATTAAGTATCACTTCAAGACTGATCAAGGTATTAAAAACCTGGATCCAAAAGTTGCAGATGAAATCGCAGGTACAAACCCTGATTATCATATTGAAGATCTATTTAATGCAATCGCAGAAGGAGACTACCCTTCTTGGACGTTAAAAGTACAAATCATGCCTGAAGCAGATGCTAATAACTATCGTTACGATCCATTCGATGTAACAAAAGTTTGGCCGCATGAAGATTATCCATTAATCAAAGTAGGAAAAATGGTATTAGATCGTAATCCAGAAAACTATTTCGCAGAAGTTGAGCAAGCTGCCTTCTCTCCTGCACACTTTGTGCCTGGAATTGAAGCATCACCAGATAAAATGCTTCAAGGCCGTCTGTTCTCTTATTCTGATGCACACCGTTATCGTATTGGAGCAAACCATGAAACACTACCAATCAACCGTCCAAAAGCGCCTGTAAATAACTATCAGCGTGATGGCTTCATGAGCCATGATGGAAATGGTGGAGGCGCGCCAAACTATGAGCCTAACAGCTTTAGTGACGCACCAAAAGAAACACCAGAAAACAAAATCCATCCATTTGAAGTATCTGGTTTTGCAGACAGTGCTCCTTATGACTCTGATGATCACTACTCTCAACCACGTGCCTTATTCCGTGATATCATGGATGATGGCGAACGTGATCGCTTAATGGAGGCTTTCGCTGGCCATTTAAGTGGCGTAACTCGTGAAGGAATTGTTGATCGACAATTAGAAAACTTCTATAAAGTAGATCCTGAATTAGCAGAAGGTGTCGCTGCTAAATTAGGCGTAGAAGTACCAGCTCACGTAAAAGAACAATAA
- the ectA gene encoding diaminobutyrate acetyltransferase, whose product MWNLVTNSTLDTNSSYKYILMSEYFSDTCVVAKQNNQVVGFITAFIPPKKPDAVFVWQVGVDASQRGKGIASKMLNYLVKSDACQNVQFVEATITPDNKASQSLFQKLARDFNTEITSSEFFTKDIFPGDEHEEELKFIIGPIRK is encoded by the coding sequence ATGTGGAATTTAGTTACAAATTCAACTTTAGACACAAATTCTTCTTATAAATACATCTTAATGAGTGAGTATTTTAGTGACACTTGTGTCGTCGCAAAACAAAATAACCAAGTGGTTGGTTTTATTACCGCATTTATCCCTCCAAAAAAACCAGATGCTGTCTTTGTCTGGCAAGTTGGTGTGGATGCTTCACAGCGTGGAAAAGGGATAGCATCAAAAATGCTAAACTATTTAGTCAAAAGCGATGCCTGTCAAAACGTTCAGTTTGTCGAAGCAACCATTACACCAGACAACAAAGCATCACAATCTTTATTCCAGAAATTAGCTCGTGATTTTAATACCGAAATAACTTCAAGCGAGTTTTTCACAAAGGATATTTTTCCTGGTGATGAACACGAAGAAGAATTGAAATTTATTATCGGTCCTATCCGTAAATAA
- the ectB gene encoding diaminobutyrate--2-oxoglutarate transaminase yields MSKNLDIINHHESVVRSYIRNFPTVFTKAKKHKMWDENGKEYLDFFSGAGALNYGHNDDHMKKKLIEYITSDGITHSLDMASTAKADFLQKFDDVILQPRNLDYKVMFPGPTGTNTVESALKLARKVTGRTDIISFTGGFHGMTIGSLSVTGNSMKRQGAGIPLQNTVTMAYDNYVDHDTLVYLERFLEDNGSGVAIPAAMIVETVQGEGGINAARFEWLKQVEEICRRWGILLIIDDVQAGIGRTGTFFSFEAAGIKPDIVCLSKSLSGYGLPLAVTLIKPELDIWKPGEHNGTFRGNNHAFVTATAALDYWKDDNFEKEIHEKSELIYSFLEKIVANYPELKGEVRGRGFMVGIASEVEGLSEKVTARCFEKGLIMETAGPNDEVFKLFPALNIPKEDLQKGLDIIEESVKGLVKDPVTN; encoded by the coding sequence ATGAGTAAAAATCTTGATATTATCAATCATCATGAATCAGTAGTCCGCAGTTATATCCGTAACTTCCCAACCGTATTTACAAAGGCGAAGAAGCACAAAATGTGGGACGAGAATGGCAAGGAATACTTGGATTTCTTCTCTGGAGCAGGTGCACTTAACTATGGACATAACGATGATCATATGAAAAAGAAATTAATCGAATATATTACAAGTGACGGCATTACACACTCACTTGATATGGCTTCTACAGCAAAAGCCGACTTTTTACAAAAATTCGATGACGTAATTTTACAACCACGTAATCTTGATTACAAAGTCATGTTCCCTGGACCAACGGGAACAAATACTGTAGAAAGTGCGCTGAAACTGGCTCGTAAAGTAACAGGTCGCACGGATATTATCAGCTTCACTGGTGGGTTCCACGGTATGACAATTGGTTCTCTATCTGTTACAGGTAACTCCATGAAGCGTCAAGGTGCAGGTATTCCACTGCAAAACACGGTAACAATGGCTTACGATAACTATGTAGATCACGATACACTTGTGTACCTTGAAAGATTTCTTGAAGACAACGGTAGTGGTGTTGCTATTCCTGCTGCTATGATCGTAGAAACCGTACAAGGTGAGGGCGGTATCAACGCTGCTCGTTTTGAATGGTTGAAACAAGTAGAAGAAATCTGCCGTCGCTGGGGCATTCTTCTTATCATTGATGATGTGCAAGCTGGTATCGGTCGTACAGGTACTTTCTTCAGCTTTGAAGCTGCTGGCATTAAACCAGATATTGTATGTCTATCAAAATCATTAAGTGGTTACGGACTACCACTTGCTGTTACCTTAATCAAACCAGAATTAGATATCTGGAAACCTGGTGAGCATAATGGTACTTTCCGTGGTAACAACCATGCCTTTGTTACAGCAACAGCTGCATTGGATTATTGGAAAGATGACAACTTCGAAAAAGAAATTCATGAAAAATCCGAACTAATCTACAGCTTCCTTGAAAAAATTGTTGCGAATTATCCAGAACTTAAAGGGGAAGTACGTGGACGTGGATTCATGGTAGGAATTGCTTCAGAGGTAGAAGGACTTTCCGAAAAAGTTACAGCACGTTGCTTCGAAAAAGGATTAATTATGGAAACAGCTGGACCGAACGACGAAGTATTTAAATTGTTCCCAGCACTTAATATTCCTAAAGAAGACCTGCAAAAAGGGTTAGACATTATTGAAGAAAGTGTTAAAGGATTAGTGAAAGATCCAGTTACTAACTAA
- a CDS encoding ectoine synthase — translation MKVVKLEDILGTEYDVDGGNWVSRRLIMKKDNMGYSVNDTIIKAGTETHIWYQNHLESVYCIEGEGEVVTLSDNKVWPIKKDTLYALDENDEHLLRATTDMRMVCVFNPPLSGKEVHDENGVYPVDED, via the coding sequence ATGAAAGTAGTAAAACTAGAAGATATTTTAGGTACTGAATACGATGTAGACGGAGGTAACTGGGTTAGTCGCCGTCTAATCATGAAAAAAGACAATATGGGCTATTCTGTAAATGATACTATCATTAAAGCTGGTACAGAGACACATATCTGGTACCAAAATCACCTTGAATCTGTTTATTGCATTGAAGGTGAAGGTGAAGTGGTTACACTTAGCGATAACAAAGTATGGCCTATCAAAAAAGATACACTTTACGCATTAGATGAAAATGATGAGCATTTACTTCGTGCAACTACTGATATGAGAATGGTTTGTGTATTCAACCCACCTCTATCTGGTAAAGAAGTACATGATGAAAATGGTGTTTATCCAGTAGACGAAGATTAA
- a CDS encoding YueI family protein, with protein sequence MANKEIDDYIQEGIYGEKELHPDQKRQYLGTYRERVILVMTKPQVRGEKGLREIEELFMQYQDGALLLNGNMNTKFFKPYRELASQYHISYTYVSNIEADSDYGLVFATDYAVDKEDILLKEDTSESPQTKRKSWFEKLFGI encoded by the coding sequence ATGGCAAACAAAGAGATCGATGACTATATACAGGAAGGCATATATGGTGAGAAAGAGCTGCACCCCGATCAAAAAAGACAATATTTAGGTACATACCGGGAACGGGTCATTCTGGTAATGACAAAACCGCAAGTCCGTGGTGAAAAAGGATTACGCGAAATAGAAGAACTGTTCATGCAATATCAGGACGGGGCATTACTCCTGAACGGAAATATGAATACTAAGTTTTTTAAACCTTACCGGGAACTTGCCAGCCAATACCACATCAGCTACACGTATGTATCGAATATTGAAGCTGACAGTGATTACGGATTGGTGTTTGCAACGGACTATGCTGTCGATAAAGAGGATATTCTGTTAAAAGAAGATACAAGCGAATCACCGCAAACCAAACGAAAATCATGGTTTGAAAAACTTTTCGGTATATAA
- a CDS encoding aminotransferase-like domain-containing protein, with product MKYGFSDRVKYLKSSAVRDILKIINQGNIISFAGGLPEEKLFPVEAVDQAFHKAITTNKKALQYGETEGVPELRALLSERMIQKGLHRSPDDILITSGSQQAIDLFSRVMFNAGDVILTENPTYLAALQVFESYETNVVAVESDDDGMVLADLEEKIIKHKPKCIYVVPTYSNPTGKVWSLERRKKLLELANQYHIVIFEDDPYGELKFDEQEAQPSIASLDEDGLVLYTSTFSKTVVPAVRIGWIVGPHQIIRIMAQAKQASDLHTNSISQHALVHLLKEFDIDGHIQTIRKTYYERMLIMKRLLDSVDIEGLEYIVPKGGMFFWVKLPPHINTTTLLNEAVAAGVAFVPGAPFYVSDPEENTFRLNFTNSEPALIEEGMKRLVNVLESATVNV from the coding sequence ATGAAATATGGTTTTTCAGATCGTGTTAAGTATTTAAAGTCATCAGCAGTTCGGGATATCTTGAAAATAATTAATCAAGGTAATATTATTTCATTCGCTGGCGGACTGCCTGAAGAGAAGCTATTTCCGGTTGAGGCGGTAGATCAGGCATTTCATAAAGCCATCACAACCAACAAAAAGGCGTTACAATACGGTGAAACAGAAGGAGTACCAGAGCTTCGAGCATTGTTGTCTGAAAGAATGATACAAAAAGGCTTACACCGTTCACCTGATGATATTTTAATCACATCAGGCAGTCAGCAGGCGATCGATCTCTTTTCGCGTGTGATGTTTAATGCAGGGGATGTTATCTTAACAGAAAATCCTACCTATTTAGCAGCCTTACAAGTATTTGAATCATATGAAACGAATGTGGTAGCAGTGGAATCAGATGACGATGGAATGGTCCTTGCTGATTTAGAAGAAAAAATTATTAAGCATAAACCGAAATGCATTTATGTAGTCCCGACTTATTCAAATCCGACTGGAAAAGTGTGGTCGTTAGAAAGACGGAAGAAATTATTAGAACTAGCTAATCAATATCATATTGTAATTTTTGAAGATGATCCATATGGAGAGCTGAAGTTCGATGAGCAAGAAGCTCAGCCTTCGATTGCGTCATTAGATGAAGACGGACTTGTGCTTTACACGAGCACCTTTTCTAAAACGGTTGTTCCTGCTGTTCGAATTGGATGGATTGTTGGACCGCATCAAATTATTCGGATCATGGCACAAGCCAAGCAGGCATCAGACTTACACACCAATTCAATTAGCCAGCATGCATTAGTACATTTGTTAAAAGAGTTCGATATCGATGGGCATATTCAAACAATTAGAAAAACATATTATGAACGAATGCTTATCATGAAGCGTTTATTAGATTCGGTTGATATTGAAGGACTTGAATACATTGTGCCGAAAGGTGGTATGTTCTTCTGGGTCAAATTGCCACCGCATATTAATACCACAACATTGTTAAACGAGGCAGTAGCGGCAGGAGTTGCCTTCGTTCCAGGTGCGCCTTTTTACGTATCCGATCCGGAGGAAAACACGTTTCGTTTAAACTTCACCAATTCAGAGCCAGCTCTGATCGAAGAAGGAATGAAACGATTAGTAAACGTATTGGAGTCTGCAACTGTGAATGTCTGA
- a CDS encoding ABC transporter ATP-binding protein: protein MLSMKDIAITFNEGTMDEKKALQGIQLNMKKGDFVTVIGSNGAGKSTLMNMISGSLKPDIGTVTIDDKNVTMLPEYKRSQFIGRVFQDPMAGTAPTMTIEENLAMAYTRNKKRTLKIGVSKKRKTLFKEHLETLHLGLENRLNAKVGLLSGGERQALSLLMATFTEPNILLLDEHTAALDPSRAELITNLTGEVVEQFGLTTLMVTHNMQQALDLGNRLIMMDKGQIILEVSGEEKQQLTIEKLLHEFQRIRGKQLDNDRAILG, encoded by the coding sequence ATGCTTAGTATGAAGGACATTGCGATTACTTTTAATGAAGGTACGATGGATGAGAAGAAAGCATTACAGGGGATTCAGCTAAATATGAAAAAAGGTGATTTTGTTACTGTAATCGGCAGTAATGGTGCAGGGAAATCGACGTTAATGAATATGATATCTGGATCTTTAAAACCGGATATTGGTACTGTGACGATCGATGACAAAAATGTCACCATGTTACCCGAGTATAAACGATCCCAGTTTATCGGGCGTGTGTTTCAAGATCCAATGGCCGGTACCGCTCCAACGATGACAATTGAAGAGAACTTAGCAATGGCTTACACGAGAAACAAAAAGCGAACATTGAAAATTGGAGTAAGTAAAAAGCGAAAGACGTTGTTTAAAGAGCATTTAGAGACACTTCATTTAGGCTTGGAAAATCGTTTGAATGCAAAAGTCGGACTTTTATCTGGTGGTGAACGTCAAGCTTTATCACTACTGATGGCAACATTTACGGAGCCGAATATATTATTACTAGATGAACATACTGCAGCATTGGATCCATCTCGTGCAGAATTAATCACGAATTTAACGGGAGAAGTCGTCGAACAGTTCGGATTAACAACACTGATGGTGACGCATAATATGCAACAAGCATTAGACTTGGGCAACCGACTGATTATGATGGATAAAGGTCAAATCATATTAGAAGTTTCGGGTGAAGAAAAGCAGCAGTTGACGATTGAAAAGTTATTACATGAATTCCAACGAATTCGTGGAAAACAGCTGGATAATGACCGTGCAATATTAGGATAA